From a single Dendrosporobacter quercicolus genomic region:
- a CDS encoding B3/B4 domain-containing protein, protein MKVTIDHQIGQLVPKCRLGISVIRDVHIQKAGPEFIQEFQRLQQEIAGHYRLDKLAGDLRIAAVRNMYKKLAFDPGRYRPAAEALVRRVLQNKGVYEINSAVDVNNYCSMKYLLPFGLYDLDQVKGDVLYGVAGPGQYVNIAGKSVSTAGKPCLSDADGVFGNPTADSLRTAVTHHSRNLLSVIYADEEIGDDELNQMIKHTGDMLARYNAGTVGEDRIVYGNSVLFKGEI, encoded by the coding sequence ATGAAAGTAACCATTGATCATCAGATTGGACAGCTTGTTCCCAAATGCCGTTTGGGGATTAGCGTAATTAGGGATGTTCATATTCAGAAAGCCGGTCCGGAGTTCATTCAGGAATTTCAGCGTCTTCAGCAGGAGATTGCCGGACATTACCGTTTGGATAAATTAGCTGGGGATTTGCGGATTGCCGCTGTTCGTAATATGTACAAAAAACTGGCTTTTGATCCGGGCCGTTACCGGCCGGCTGCTGAAGCCCTTGTTCGCAGAGTGCTGCAAAACAAAGGTGTATATGAAATCAATAGCGCGGTTGACGTGAATAACTACTGTTCAATGAAGTATTTGCTGCCTTTTGGTTTATATGATCTGGATCAGGTCAAGGGCGACGTGCTGTATGGTGTCGCCGGTCCAGGCCAGTATGTAAATATCGCCGGTAAATCAGTTTCCACCGCAGGAAAGCCCTGTTTAAGCGACGCTGACGGTGTATTTGGCAATCCGACGGCTGATTCACTGCGGACTGCCGTTACGCATCATTCACGTAATCTTTTGTCTGTGATCTATGCTGATGAGGAAATTGGCGATGACGAACTTAATCAAATGATTAAACATACCGGCGACATGTTAGCTCGTTACAATGCGGGAACAGTGGGCGAAGATCGAATTGTTTATGGTAACAGCGTTTTGTTTAAGGGGGAGATTTAA
- the pepF gene encoding oligoendopeptidase F: protein MLKLPKLFPLVLSAMVFGSTGNAAPAAKSQVPERSEIPAQYKWQLSDIYADETLWQNDFNKLKTALAAIGKFKNTLNQSSENLLACLKLRDEIGIISGKLYAYARMHRDEDSGNAKYQALTGKTEALLAETGTATAYIEPEILALPEQQLKTFSAQNAGLNDYQFYFANLLRQKQHVLTPAEEEILSRISEVTQAPENIFQMLAYADMKFPQTIAEDGGQIQLSEGRYNALIRSADRNVRRQAFTNLFNTYRSYRNTYAATLNASVKKNLFYAKTRKYQSTLESALKSDNVPIEVYTNLISTVHNNLKPLQRYVALKKKALNLPEIHMYDLYTPLVQDVSMNIPYEEALILVKDSLKPLGPEYGEILAKGLSSGWVDVYENRGKRTGAYCWGTHTVHPFVLLNYNDRYDAASTLTHEMGHALHSYYSHTSQPYVTASYTIFSAEVASTTNEILLLDYMLNKITDKQQRLYLLNQYLEQIRTTVYRQTMFAEFELRLYEAAEQGETITADMLDALWRELNVKYYGSDIVYDTELNAEWARIPHFYSHFYVYQYVTGYSAATALADKIQHGGPDDRERYLTFLKSGGSDYSLNLLKAAGVDMSSPKPIEITLAKFSARLAELEKLLNGS, encoded by the coding sequence ATGTTGAAACTCCCAAAACTTTTCCCGCTGGTACTAAGCGCTATGGTCTTCGGCAGTACCGGCAACGCAGCGCCGGCGGCCAAATCCCAGGTGCCGGAACGCAGTGAAATACCGGCTCAGTACAAATGGCAGCTCAGCGATATTTATGCTGATGAAACCCTGTGGCAGAATGATTTTAACAAGTTAAAGACAGCACTTGCCGCTATCGGTAAATTTAAAAACACATTAAATCAAAGCTCTGAAAACTTACTGGCCTGCCTGAAACTCCGGGATGAAATCGGCATCATCAGCGGCAAACTCTATGCTTACGCCCGCATGCATCGCGACGAAGATTCCGGCAATGCCAAATATCAGGCCCTCACCGGCAAAACAGAAGCTTTATTGGCCGAGACCGGCACGGCAACCGCTTATATTGAGCCGGAAATACTGGCTCTGCCTGAACAGCAGTTAAAAACCTTCAGTGCGCAGAACGCCGGGCTCAACGATTACCAGTTTTATTTTGCCAACCTGCTTAGACAAAAGCAGCATGTCCTCACACCGGCCGAAGAAGAGATTTTATCCAGAATCAGCGAGGTTACACAGGCGCCTGAAAACATATTCCAAATGCTGGCCTATGCCGATATGAAGTTTCCGCAAACAATCGCCGAGGACGGCGGCCAAATACAGTTAAGCGAAGGACGCTACAATGCCCTTATTCGCTCGGCTGACCGGAACGTGCGCCGCCAGGCTTTCACCAACCTGTTCAACACCTATCGCAGCTACCGCAATACCTATGCCGCTACGCTCAATGCCAGCGTAAAGAAAAACCTGTTCTATGCCAAAACCCGCAAGTACCAATCCACCCTGGAATCAGCGCTAAAGTCCGACAACGTTCCTATAGAAGTTTACACTAATTTAATTTCAACTGTCCACAATAATCTGAAACCGCTCCAACGTTATGTAGCCTTAAAGAAAAAAGCCCTAAATCTTCCGGAAATACATATGTATGATTTATATACGCCTCTGGTTCAAGACGTCAGCATGAATATCCCTTATGAAGAAGCCCTCATCTTAGTCAAGGACAGTTTAAAGCCCTTAGGCCCTGAATATGGCGAAATTTTAGCTAAAGGACTATCCTCAGGCTGGGTTGATGTCTATGAAAATCGCGGTAAACGAACCGGGGCTTACTGCTGGGGTACCCATACCGTTCACCCCTTTGTGCTGCTGAATTATAATGACCGCTATGACGCGGCATCAACCCTGACGCATGAAATGGGCCATGCTTTACATAGTTATTATAGCCACACCAGTCAGCCTTATGTAACCGCTTCCTATACAATATTCAGCGCCGAAGTGGCCTCAACAACGAACGAAATACTCCTGCTTGATTATATGCTGAATAAAATTACCGATAAACAACAGCGGCTGTATCTGCTGAATCAATATTTGGAACAAATTCGCACCACCGTTTACCGCCAAACCATGTTCGCTGAATTTGAACTGCGCTTGTACGAAGCAGCCGAGCAGGGAGAAACCATCACTGCCGATATGCTTGATGCGCTGTGGCGGGAATTAAACGTAAAATATTATGGCAGTGATATCGTTTATGACACTGAGCTAAACGCAGAGTGGGCCAGAATTCCTCATTTTTACTCCCATTTTTACGTCTATCAGTACGTTACCGGCTATTCCGCCGCTACCGCTCTGGCTGATAAAATCCAACACGGCGGGCCGGATGACCGCGAACGCTACCTAACCTTCTTAAAGAGCGGCGGCTCAGATTACTCGCTCAATTTACTAAAAGCGGCCGGAGTGGATATGTCGTCGCCTAAGCCAATTGAAATAACCTTAGCCAAGTTCTCCGCCAGACTGGCGGAGCTTGAGAAACTGCTAAACGGCTCCTGA
- the pckA gene encoding phosphoenolpyruvate carboxykinase (ATP): MKELVKTSELIHGAKTVYRNLTPAQLVEMAVARKEGILTSNGALCVTTGKYTGRSPNDKFIVDAPSAHSDIAWGSNKAFSVDRFDQLYNRMIAYAQNRELFIFDGFAGADPGSRIGVRFINEFAWQNLFVHQLFVRPQTGQTTDADCTVVCLPGFKANPDIDGTHSEGFIVLNLEQNIVLIGGTHYAGEMKKSIFTVMNYKLPKKGILSMHCAANTNANGDSVLFFGLSGTGKTTLSADPTRKLIGDDEHGWSDNGIFNIEGGCYAKCIHLSKETEPQIWDAIKFGTVLENVSVHPESRIPDYDNSGITENTRAAYPIHHIPDAVIPSVAGHPKTIIFLTADAFGVLPPIAKLTTVQAMYQFLSGYTSKLAGTERGVTKPEATFSACFGAPFLPLSPLAYANLLGEKLAKYKTNVFLVNTGWSGGPYGVGQRIKLAYTRAMVSAAIEGQLDSADWALDPVFNIYIPTACPGVPSDVLNPRNTWADKAAYDTQARQLVQLFIKNFAKFEGGISAEVKAAGPKIQ; this comes from the coding sequence ATGAAAGAGTTAGTAAAAACGTCTGAATTAATCCACGGGGCGAAAACAGTTTATCGTAATCTTACTCCAGCTCAGCTAGTCGAAATGGCAGTGGCCAGAAAAGAAGGTATTTTGACTTCAAATGGCGCATTATGCGTTACTACCGGCAAATATACCGGACGTTCACCTAATGACAAATTCATTGTCGATGCACCTTCAGCGCATAGCGATATTGCCTGGGGCAGTAATAAAGCGTTTTCGGTCGATCGTTTCGACCAGCTATATAACCGGATGATTGCCTATGCCCAGAACCGTGAGTTGTTTATTTTTGACGGTTTTGCCGGAGCTGACCCGGGCAGCCGGATTGGCGTGCGGTTCATCAATGAGTTTGCCTGGCAGAATTTGTTTGTTCATCAGTTGTTTGTCCGTCCGCAGACCGGCCAAACCACCGATGCCGATTGCACTGTCGTTTGCCTGCCCGGCTTCAAAGCCAATCCGGACATTGACGGTACCCACTCAGAAGGCTTCATTGTGCTTAATCTGGAACAAAATATTGTCTTGATTGGCGGCACCCATTATGCGGGTGAAATGAAAAAATCAATCTTTACCGTCATGAATTACAAGTTACCGAAAAAAGGCATTCTGTCGATGCACTGCGCGGCCAATACCAATGCTAACGGTGATTCCGTGCTGTTTTTCGGCTTAAGCGGCACCGGCAAGACTACGTTGTCCGCCGACCCGACCAGAAAGCTGATTGGCGATGATGAGCACGGGTGGAGCGATAATGGTATTTTTAATATTGAAGGCGGTTGTTATGCCAAATGCATTCATCTGTCTAAGGAAACTGAACCGCAAATATGGGACGCAATTAAATTCGGTACAGTATTGGAAAATGTATCTGTTCATCCTGAGAGCAGAATACCGGATTATGATAATTCCGGTATAACGGAAAATACCAGGGCGGCTTATCCCATCCATCATATTCCTGATGCCGTAATACCCAGTGTCGCCGGCCATCCGAAAACAATTATCTTTTTAACTGCAGATGCTTTTGGTGTATTGCCGCCGATTGCCAAACTAACGACAGTGCAGGCAATGTACCAGTTTCTGTCAGGCTATACCAGTAAGCTGGCCGGTACTGAACGTGGCGTAACCAAGCCTGAAGCCACATTTTCAGCTTGCTTTGGCGCACCATTTTTACCGCTTTCGCCTTTGGCCTATGCCAACCTGTTGGGCGAGAAACTGGCAAAGTACAAGACAAATGTGTTTCTTGTAAATACCGGTTGGTCCGGTGGTCCATATGGGGTGGGCCAACGAATAAAACTGGCTTATACCAGAGCGATGGTTTCAGCGGCAATTGAAGGCCAGCTGGACAGTGCTGACTGGGCGCTTGACCCTGTATTTAATATTTATATACCAACCGCATGCCCCGGCGTTCCGTCCGATGTACTCAACCCCCGCAATACCTGGGCTGATAAAGCTGCTTATGATACCCAGGCCAGGCAGCTGGTGCAGCTGTTCATTAAGAACTTCGCTAAATTTGAGGGAGGAATTTCGGCGGAGGTTAAAGCTGCCGGCCCGAAAATTCAATAA
- a CDS encoding Ku protein, with the protein MPRPVWSGSISFGLVNVPVKMYNTVRRKTIRFNQLRKSDGCRIRLKKTCAADGAEVTNEQIVKGYEISPDQYVIVTQDDLDALNPKASKTIAIEDFVLSEQINPIYYEQAYYLVPDKSSVKAYMLLLSAMQSANRVAIARLVIRNKEQLTAIRPADNLLTLSTMHFADEMIPHTALDDLPADQSPPDKRELAIAMQLIESLSTDFDHQKYHDDYREKVMEMIEQKAEGQQIVNQPAATQNTKVVDLMAALEASLAAIKKDQPEPAKTRRKKSRAQ; encoded by the coding sequence TTGCCAAGGCCAGTATGGAGCGGATCAATCAGCTTCGGATTAGTCAATGTCCCGGTAAAGATGTACAATACGGTCAGACGTAAAACAATCCGTTTTAATCAGCTGCGAAAATCAGACGGCTGCCGTATCCGTTTAAAAAAGACATGCGCGGCTGACGGCGCCGAGGTAACAAATGAGCAAATCGTCAAAGGTTACGAAATATCGCCCGATCAGTACGTCATCGTAACACAGGATGATCTGGATGCCTTAAACCCCAAGGCGTCTAAAACCATTGCCATTGAAGATTTTGTATTGTCGGAGCAAATAAACCCCATTTATTATGAGCAGGCCTATTATCTTGTACCGGATAAAAGCTCAGTCAAAGCCTACATGCTCTTACTCTCGGCAATGCAGTCAGCCAACCGGGTAGCAATTGCCAGGCTGGTCATACGTAATAAGGAACAGCTTACCGCCATTCGCCCGGCCGACAATCTTTTAACCCTGTCGACCATGCATTTTGCCGATGAAATGATACCGCATACCGCCCTGGATGACCTGCCGGCCGATCAATCGCCGCCCGATAAACGGGAGCTGGCAATCGCAATGCAATTGATAGAATCACTCTCCACAGACTTTGATCATCAAAAATATCATGATGACTACCGGGAAAAAGTAATGGAAATGATTGAGCAAAAAGCTGAAGGGCAGCAGATCGTTAATCAGCCGGCCGCAACGCAAAATACCAAAGTCGTCGATCTTATGGCTGCGCTTGAGGCCAGTCTTGCCGCCATTAAGAAGGATCAGCCCGAGCCGGCCAAAACCAGGAGGAAAAAATCCCGTGCCCAATAA
- the ybaK gene encoding Cys-tRNA(Pro) deacylase: MKKTNAARILDGLGIEYRLQEYQVNLDDLSAEAVALKVGLPAQQVFKTLVVRGDKSGVIMACIPGASELDLKALAAASGNKKAEMVPLKEVLGITGYIRGGVSPLGAKKAFPVYVDDTIENWPVVAISAGIRGCQIILAPDALLRAIGGIVCAIAR, encoded by the coding sequence TTGAAGAAAACAAATGCGGCCCGTATTTTGGATGGGCTGGGAATTGAATATCGGCTTCAGGAATATCAGGTGAATTTAGATGATCTCAGTGCTGAGGCGGTTGCCCTGAAGGTCGGTTTGCCTGCTCAACAGGTTTTTAAGACGCTGGTCGTCCGCGGTGATAAAAGCGGGGTAATAATGGCCTGTATTCCAGGGGCGTCTGAATTAGACCTAAAAGCGCTGGCGGCCGCCAGCGGCAATAAAAAAGCTGAAATGGTTCCACTGAAAGAAGTATTGGGTATTACCGGCTACATCAGGGGCGGCGTTTCTCCTTTGGGAGCGAAAAAGGCTTTTCCTGTTTATGTTGATGATACCATTGAAAATTGGCCGGTTGTTGCGATCAGCGCCGGCATTCGCGGCTGTCAGATAATCCTTGCGCCGGATGCATTGCTGCGCGCAATTGGCGGTATCGTCTGTGCGATTGCCCGTTGA
- the thrC gene encoding threonine synthase gives MKYSSTRGREQLLVSAEAIISGIADNGGLFVPLRIPVLDRAVIASLAGLSYQQRAVKILNEFLTDYCIDDLNRCIAEAYHADKFDDKAIAPLKTLPDGNYVLELWHGPTSAFKDMALQLLPQLMSRALQMTGESDEIVILVATSGDTGKAALEGFRDIEQIKIIVFYPYQGVSEIQRRQMVSQAGDNVAVIAVKGNFDDAQTGVKNVFNHEQYKEELAKAGFQLSSANSINWGRLVPQIVYYFSAYADLVREGQIALGHEVNFVVPTGNFGNILAGYYAKQMGLPVKRLICASNANNVLTDFLQTGVYDRKRGFHKTISPSMDILISSNLERLLYHITGGNTEQIKAWMTALNTEGRYDIGAENLTVVQELFWAGWADDAGTMRTIKDIYERYGYTADPHTAVAWQVGNTYRRETGDATPSIILSTASPYKFNESVLQAITGKDLAGKDEFDMLEELAGLSGLEVPPSLAGLKDAPARFGQTCEKTELEQVIKCLLVK, from the coding sequence ATGAAATATTCAAGTACACGCGGCCGGGAGCAGCTATTGGTATCTGCCGAAGCCATAATTTCGGGAATTGCCGACAATGGCGGACTGTTTGTGCCGCTACGGATACCGGTGCTGGATAGAGCGGTTATCGCCAGTCTTGCCGGCTTAAGCTATCAGCAGCGGGCTGTCAAAATTCTTAACGAATTTTTAACCGATTATTGTATCGATGATTTAAATCGTTGCATTGCAGAGGCTTACCACGCTGATAAGTTTGATGACAAAGCAATTGCGCCGCTAAAAACGTTACCGGACGGCAATTATGTACTGGAGCTTTGGCATGGGCCGACCAGCGCCTTTAAGGATATGGCATTGCAGTTATTGCCGCAATTAATGTCCCGGGCTTTGCAAATGACTGGTGAGAGCGATGAGATTGTCATACTGGTGGCCACGTCGGGTGATACCGGCAAGGCCGCTTTGGAAGGATTTAGAGATATTGAACAAATTAAAATTATTGTTTTTTATCCCTATCAGGGTGTAAGTGAGATTCAGCGCAGGCAAATGGTCAGCCAGGCTGGCGACAATGTTGCGGTAATTGCGGTTAAAGGTAATTTTGACGATGCCCAAACCGGCGTGAAGAATGTCTTTAATCATGAACAGTATAAGGAGGAACTGGCTAAAGCCGGCTTTCAATTGTCTTCAGCCAACTCCATTAACTGGGGCCGGCTTGTTCCGCAAATTGTTTACTATTTTAGCGCTTATGCCGATTTGGTGCGTGAGGGTCAGATTGCTCTGGGCCATGAGGTAAACTTTGTTGTTCCTACCGGCAATTTCGGCAATATCCTGGCCGGATATTACGCTAAACAAATGGGGCTGCCGGTAAAACGGCTGATTTGCGCGTCAAACGCCAACAATGTACTTACCGATTTCCTCCAAACCGGCGTTTATGACCGGAAGCGCGGTTTTCACAAAACGATTTCGCCTTCGATGGATATTCTGATATCAAGCAATCTGGAACGTTTGTTATATCATATTACCGGAGGCAACACTGAACAAATCAAGGCCTGGATGACTGCGCTTAATACTGAGGGCAGATATGACATTGGTGCGGAAAATCTGACCGTTGTTCAGGAGCTGTTTTGGGCCGGCTGGGCGGATGATGCTGGTACTATGCGCACGATTAAAGATATTTATGAACGTTACGGGTATACTGCGGACCCGCATACTGCAGTAGCGTGGCAGGTTGGCAATACTTACCGCCGGGAAACAGGCGATGCTACGCCCAGTATAATTTTATCCACCGCAAGTCCATACAAATTCAATGAGAGCGTGCTGCAGGCAATAACCGGGAAAGACTTAGCAGGCAAAGACGAGTTTGACATGCTGGAAGAACTTGCAGGGCTTAGCGGCCTTGAAGTCCCGCCATCCTTAGCCGGTTTAAAGGATGCACCCGCCCGTTTTGGTCAGACTTGCGAGAAAACAGAATTGGAGCAAGTAATCAAATGCCTGCTGGTAAAGTGA
- the ligD gene encoding non-homologous end-joining DNA ligase: MPNKSIIEVGGKQLKLSNLDKIFYPSTAFTKGQVIDYYIRIAPVLLPHLKGRPLTLKRYPNGALQKFFYQKECPSSKPDWLQTAPIWSESNQKNTNFCLVEDLPSLIWSANLAALELHTSLSLAQTILQPTMVVFDLDPGPPAAILQCARVSLWLRQLLSAHSLQAFPKTSGSKGLQVYLPLNTPADYDQTKTFARKIALLLEQSYPEYVVSNMRKSLRTGKVFVDWSQNDDHKTTVCVYSLRARELPTVSTPVSWQEVEAALAKRDPDLLVFNAQQVLERVAADGDLFAPVLTVRQKLPKPETLAAIAKNVH; the protein is encoded by the coding sequence GTGCCCAATAAAAGTATAATTGAAGTAGGCGGCAAACAATTAAAGCTATCCAATCTGGATAAAATTTTTTACCCTTCCACAGCGTTCACCAAAGGACAGGTAATTGATTATTATATTCGTATTGCGCCAGTCCTGCTGCCGCACCTGAAAGGGCGCCCGCTGACGCTGAAGCGCTATCCGAATGGAGCGCTGCAAAAATTCTTTTACCAAAAGGAATGCCCGTCATCAAAACCGGACTGGTTGCAAACCGCCCCCATTTGGAGTGAGAGCAATCAAAAAAACACCAATTTCTGCCTGGTTGAAGATCTCCCTTCACTCATCTGGTCGGCTAATTTGGCGGCACTCGAATTGCACACCTCCTTATCGCTGGCGCAAACTATATTACAGCCCACCATGGTCGTCTTTGATCTTGATCCCGGCCCGCCGGCCGCCATCCTACAGTGCGCCAGAGTAAGTTTATGGCTGCGGCAACTATTGTCCGCCCATTCCCTCCAGGCATTTCCCAAAACCTCCGGCTCAAAAGGTCTCCAGGTATACCTGCCGCTGAATACTCCGGCCGACTATGATCAAACCAAAACATTCGCCCGCAAAATCGCTCTGCTGCTCGAACAAAGCTATCCGGAATATGTTGTGTCCAATATGAGGAAATCACTGCGGACAGGCAAGGTTTTCGTCGACTGGAGCCAGAATGACGACCACAAGACCACGGTTTGCGTCTACTCCCTGCGCGCCCGTGAGCTGCCTACCGTTTCAACGCCGGTATCCTGGCAGGAGGTTGAAGCCGCCCTGGCTAAGCGCGACCCTGACTTGCTGGTTTTTAACGCCCAGCAAGTGTTGGAACGGGTTGCCGCCGACGGTGATTTATTTGCCCCGGTGCTCACTGTGCGGCAAAAGCTGCCTAAGCCTGAGACGCTGGCGGCAATTGCGAAGAATGTACATTAA
- the ligD gene encoding non-homologous end-joining DNA ligase has product MMQLFKPMLAKAARLPADQENYSYEIKWDGIRAIAYLEKKQLKLFSRNQLDITAQYPELQQLALKHQQNSLILDGEIITFNAQGQPSFELLQKRMNLSSAKSIQQICQTVPVTYIIFDLLANDGRLLLEERYTERRAKLEKLRLSGLHWQTPAYQAGTGITMLKATKSLGLEGIIAKRLNSPYLPGKRSGDWLKIKHIAQQELVIGGWVEGQGKRTGTIGALLVGYYDPAPARNRQLNYAGKVGSGFSEDTLAMLKQTFRSLQRSTSPFAGPTPAGAIFIEPNLVGQFEFTEWTGNNTLRHPVFKGLRPDKDPRTVVREPAPT; this is encoded by the coding sequence ATGATGCAACTGTTCAAACCCATGCTGGCAAAAGCGGCAAGATTACCTGCAGACCAGGAAAACTACAGTTATGAAATCAAATGGGACGGCATTCGCGCGATTGCCTATCTGGAAAAAAAACAGTTAAAACTTTTTAGCCGCAACCAGCTTGACATCACGGCCCAATATCCCGAACTGCAGCAATTAGCGTTAAAGCATCAGCAAAACAGTTTGATCTTAGACGGTGAAATCATTACTTTTAATGCCCAGGGGCAGCCTTCTTTTGAATTATTGCAGAAACGAATGAATTTATCTTCAGCCAAATCAATTCAGCAAATCTGTCAAACCGTACCGGTTACTTATATTATTTTTGATCTGCTGGCCAATGACGGCCGCCTGCTGTTAGAAGAGCGTTATACGGAGCGGCGGGCAAAGCTGGAAAAACTGCGCTTGTCCGGCCTTCATTGGCAGACGCCGGCTTACCAGGCCGGAACCGGTATAACAATGTTGAAGGCCACCAAGTCCCTGGGACTGGAAGGAATCATCGCCAAACGCCTGAACAGCCCCTATCTGCCTGGCAAACGCTCAGGCGACTGGCTCAAAATCAAGCATATCGCCCAACAAGAACTGGTCATTGGCGGCTGGGTTGAGGGACAGGGAAAACGTACCGGAACAATCGGCGCGCTTTTGGTTGGCTATTATGACCCCGCCCCGGCGAGAAACAGGCAGCTCAACTATGCCGGAAAAGTCGGCTCCGGCTTTAGCGAAGATACTTTGGCAATGCTAAAACAAACTTTTCGTTCCCTGCAGCGCTCAACCTCGCCGTTCGCCGGACCAACGCCGGCCGGAGCCATATTTATCGAACCAAACCTGGTTGGCCAATTTGAATTTACCGAATGGACCGGCAACAATACGCTGCGTCACCCGGTATTTAAAGGACTTCGCCCCGATAAAGACCCCCGTACCGTTGTTCGTGAACCGGCGCCAACTTAA
- the nadE gene encoding NAD(+) synthase has protein sequence MLVKIALGQMEITPGRPDLNTQTMHKMIDQALSDKTSIIIFPEMAVPGYLLGDLWEQEAFLRDCEEFGRLIIESSTDICIMFGNIAVDWEKHNNDGRVRKYNAFFAAYNGQLLGGDNFPYPYRIKTLQPNYREFDDTRHFYSLRQLAAELNVNVETLLQPVQLNLPTGSLNIGCILCEDGWTDDYPVKPIAAIRKNSPVDLFINISSSPYTLGKNNKRNRIFSKQARETQVPLIYVNTTGLQNNGKTVYTFDGVSTVYNGNGDITHYCEPFSDELKIIDLDLSRQAALTAPVIPPNDQDIGSIYQAIHYGIARFTHSLGIKKVVVGISGGIDSALAAAIYAKVLGPENVLLVNMPSTYNSQTTKDLAYQLAENLKCLYTVIPIQEIVDCTIQQINTSQIKDLATNEVFQLSVSPFTAENIQARDRSSRILAGVAAAFGGVFTCNANKSELSVGYSTLYGDQAGFLAALADLWKHQVYDLSRYVNEQIYGREVIPQATIDIVPSAELSFDQAVDEGKGDPLHYPYHDYLFRAFVEYWRKATPEDILIWYKQDVLEQKLGCRPGIVRQLFTTPAEFIADLEKWWKLYTGMAVAKRIQAPPVLAVSRRAYGFDHRESQNSVYFTANYLKLKDELLGNKRE, from the coding sequence ATACTTGTGAAAATTGCATTAGGACAAATGGAAATTACTCCTGGAAGACCGGATCTGAATACGCAAACCATGCACAAAATGATTGATCAGGCGCTAAGCGACAAAACCAGTATAATCATTTTTCCTGAAATGGCTGTCCCAGGCTACTTACTGGGCGATCTGTGGGAACAGGAAGCTTTTTTGCGGGATTGCGAGGAATTCGGCCGGCTGATCATCGAAAGTTCGACCGATATCTGCATTATGTTCGGCAACATTGCCGTTGACTGGGAAAAGCATAACAATGATGGCCGGGTGCGCAAATATAACGCGTTTTTTGCGGCCTATAACGGCCAGTTGCTGGGCGGTGATAACTTTCCTTATCCCTATCGCATCAAGACGCTCCAGCCAAACTATCGTGAATTTGACGATACCAGACACTTTTACAGTCTGAGGCAGCTGGCGGCTGAATTAAACGTCAATGTTGAAACTCTGCTGCAGCCGGTGCAGCTGAACCTGCCGACAGGTTCCTTGAATATTGGCTGTATTTTATGTGAAGATGGCTGGACTGATGATTATCCGGTTAAGCCAATTGCCGCCATCCGCAAAAACAGCCCTGTCGATCTATTTATTAATATTTCCAGCTCCCCGTATACCTTGGGCAAAAACAACAAACGCAACCGGATTTTTTCCAAGCAGGCCCGTGAAACACAAGTGCCGCTGATTTATGTAAATACAACCGGCTTGCAAAACAATGGCAAAACGGTCTATACTTTTGATGGTGTAAGCACAGTTTACAACGGCAATGGAGACATTACTCACTATTGTGAACCATTTTCAGACGAACTGAAAATCATTGATTTGGACCTAAGCCGCCAAGCTGCACTAACCGCACCGGTCATCCCGCCAAATGACCAGGATATTGGCAGCATTTATCAGGCCATTCATTACGGAATTGCGCGCTTTACGCATTCCCTGGGAATTAAAAAGGTTGTTGTCGGAATATCCGGCGGCATCGACTCAGCTTTAGCTGCAGCTATTTACGCCAAAGTCCTTGGACCGGAAAACGTCCTGCTGGTCAATATGCCCAGCACTTATAATTCGCAAACCACCAAAGATCTGGCTTATCAACTTGCCGAAAACCTTAAGTGCCTTTATACTGTCATCCCTATTCAGGAAATAGTGGATTGTACGATTCAGCAAATTAACACCAGCCAGATTAAGGATCTGGCGACAAACGAAGTCTTCCAGTTGTCGGTATCGCCCTTTACGGCTGAAAACATTCAGGCTCGCGACCGTTCGTCCCGTATCTTGGCCGGAGTAGCCGCCGCTTTTGGCGGAGTCTTCACCTGCAATGCCAATAAAAGTGAGCTTTCCGTCGGCTACTCCACCCTCTATGGCGACCAGGCCGGTTTTCTGGCGGCTTTAGCTGATTTATGGAAACACCAGGTATATGACCTTTCCCGTTATGTCAATGAGCAGATTTATGGGCGAGAAGTCATTCCCCAGGCCACCATCGATATTGTTCCCAGCGCTGAACTTTCCTTTGACCAGGCGGTTGACGAGGGCAAAGGCGATCCGTTACACTACCCTTATCATGATTATCTGTTCCGGGCATTTGTTGAATATTGGCGCAAAGCCACCCCGGAAGACATACTGATCTGGTACAAGCAGGACGTCCTTGAACAAAAACTGGGCTGCCGGCCCGGTATTGTAAGGCAGCTGTTTACAACCCCGGCCGAGTTCATTGCCGACCTCGAAAAATGGTGGAAACTCTATACCGGTATGGCCGTCGCCAAACGGATTCAGGCGCCTCCTGTGCTGGCCGTCAGCCGCCGTGCTTATGGCTTTGACCACCGTGAGTCCCAGAATAGCGTATACTTTACCGCTAATTATTTAAAATTAAAAGACGAGTTATTAGGGAATAAACGGGAGTAA